GTGCCCAGCGGACGGTCGCAGCGCGGCAGCTCGGGGGTCGCTGCGTTCTTCGGCTGCTTCTTGTCCATGCCGTACTGGGCGCTCGCGGGGGTCGAAATGGCGAGCGTGGCGGCGAGGCTCATGGCCAGGGTCGTCGTTAAGGTCTTGCGCATCGTGCCCCTCCTGGATTCTTGCGTTGGCGCGAGCCTAGTCCCCCGGGATACGCCGATCAATCGGTTGAGCTTGCGCCGCCTCACGTATTGTTGAGACCCGTTTAGGTATATCGCGGCCCTCACGACCTACGGTCGGCGGAATGCTGACCGCGAGCCACCCCTGCAGCGCCCGCATGGCGCCCGTCGGCTCTTTCGACTTCAACCAGCTAAGCCAGTAGTGGCCGGACCCCGACTCCTGGATGAACGGTCGGACTAGGCGCCCCGAGGCCAGGTCGCGCTCGAACATCGAGGCCGGCGCGAGCGCCACCCCCAGCCCCTGGGCGGCGGCCTCGGCCATCACGAAGGAGGAGTCGAACACCGGCCCGCGTATCGGCGGGCAGGGGAGGCCGGCGGCGGCGAACCAGCCCGGCCAGTCTTCGGCCCGGTAGGAGCGGAGCAGGATCTCCGCCGCCAGCGAGGCGGGGCCTTCCAGCCGTTGAGCCGTCGCCGGCGCGCACAGCGGGGTCAGCGGCGCCGGCATGAGCCGAACGGCCTCGGTCCCGTGCCAGGCGCCGTCTCCGAACCGGATCGCGCAGTCCAGCCCCTCGCCCGCCAGGTCGACCCGGTTGTTGTTGGCGGAGATCCGCAGGTCGACGAACGGATGAGCCTCATGGAACTTCGGCAACCGCGGCAGCAGCCAGCCCACGGCGAAGGTGCCTACCACGCCCAGGGTCAGCACCTGGCGCACGCGCCCGGCCTCGAAGCGGTCCATCGCCTCGCCGACCCGGTCGAAGCTGTCGCGCAGCACCGGCAGCAGGAACTGGCCCTCGTCGGTGAGCGCAAGGCCGCGCGGCAGGCGTCGGAACAGGGCCACGCCCAGCCGCGCCTCCAGCCCCTTCACCTGGTGGCTCACCGCCGCCTGGGTCACCGCCAGCTCCAGGCCGGCCCGCGTGAAGCTGAGATGTCGGGCCGAGGCCTCGAAGGCGCGGAGCGCGTTGAGCGGCAGTTGGCTGCGCGACACGGGTCGAATCCCCAAAATTTTCTAGGGTGAGCGCCGATCTATCATCGTTTGCGCCGGCCCGCGCCAGCTTTCAATCTCTCCAGATCAACAGGAGAGAGAACGGGCATGAGACGTCGGGACTTCACCTTCGCCCTGGCGGGCGCGGCCGCCGCGTGGCCCGCGCTCGCACACGCCCAGGCCAGGATCACAAAGGAATTCGAGGCGCTGGAGGCCCACAGCACGGGCCGGCTCGGCGTCGCGGTCCTGGACACCCAGACCGGCGCCCGCTTGGCCTGGCGCGGCGACCAGCGGTTCCCGATGTGCAGCACCTTCAAGGCCCTGGCGGCCGCCCAGGTGCTGGCGCGGGTCGATCAAGGCAAAGATCACCTAGGGCGACGTATCGTCTTCTCCGCCGCCGACCTGGTGGAATATTCGCCGGTGACCACGGGCCAGGTCGGCGCCCCGGGCATGACGCTGGCGGCGCTCTGCGAGGCGGCCGTCACCGTCAGCGACAACGCCGCGGCCAACCTGATGCTGAAGGGGCTTGGCGGCCCCAGGGGTTTCACCGCCTGGTGCCGGTCGATCGGGGATCCGGTCACCCGCCTCGACCGCTGGGAGACGGCGATGAGCGAATCCGCCCCCGGCGACCCTCGCGACACCACCACCCCGTCGGCCATGGTCGAGACCCTGCGCAAGCTGACCCTCGGCGACGTCCTGACGCCGGCCTCCCGCGCGCGCCTCACCGGCTGGCTCGTGGCCAACCAGACCGGCGACGCGCGCCTGCGCGCCGGCCTCCCCAAGACCTGGAAGGTGGGCGACAAGACCGGCTCGGGGGGCCACGGCACGACCAATGACATCGCCATCCTCTGGCCCCCGAACCGCCGCCCGATCCTGGTCGCGGCCTACCTCACGGGATCGAAGGGCGGCGCCGACGCGCGCAACGCCGTGCTGGCGGAGGTCGGGCGTATCGTCACGCGGATGGTCTAGGGGGCTTCCACCAAGGGTCCCGGTTGGTCATGATGGAGCCATTCATAGACGCCGACTTCGATTCCACTCCTTTTCCAGAGACCAGAATTTCAATGACCGAGATCGTGGTGCCCCGCCAATTCCGCGGGCCTCCCTTCACTGCCAATGGCGGATACATCTGCGGCGTGCTGTCGAACGCCGTCGGCGGCCGCGGCGCGGCCATGCTGCGCGCCGGCGTGCCCCTGGATGTGACCGTCACCCTGTCGCCCGGCGAGGACGGCGGCGTGGTGCTCTCCAACGCCGATGGCGCCCTGCTGGGCACGGCGCGTCCGGCCACGGACGACGCCATCCCGCCGACACCCCCGGCGCCGCCCGGCATCGAGGAGGCGCGCGCGGCCCAGGCCGCCTCGCCCTTCGCGACGCGGTCCCTGCATCGCGGCTGCTTCTCCTGCTGCATCGAACGCGAAGACGGCGAGGGTCTGGGCGTCCATGTGGGCCAGCTCGAGGGCGCGCCCGCGGGCCATTGCGCCGGCCTCTGGACCCCGCACGCCAACTTCGCCAACCCTGACGGGACCATTCCGGACGAGATCACCTGGGGCGCGCTCGACTGCTCGGGCTCCATGGCCTGGTGGATCAAGACCGGCGCGCCGGTCGGCCTGCTGGGCACCATGGCCGGCGAGGTGTTGCGCAAGCCCCGGGCCGGCGAGACCTATGTGGTGGTCGCCTGGACCCGCGAGGTCGAGGGCCGCAAGCATTTCGCCGGCGTCGCCCTGTTCGACGCCGCGGGCGAGACCATGGCCCGCTCCGGCCAGATCTGGATCGGCCGTCCCCCCGGCGCCCCGGCGCCCCGGCCGCTGGAAACGTCCGCCGGGGCCTGAACCTTTCCAGATCCTCCTGTCTTCGGAGGGGGAGCTGCCTGACCGAGTCGAGCGTCGCGGCCTATTCCACCGCCCGCCGAGCGCTGGCCTCGACCTGGGCGCGGGGCATCAGCCGGGCGGTGGAGCTACCCTTGGCCAGCACCTCGCCGGCGGCGTTCAGCAGCCGGCCCTCGAGGAAGGCCGTGGAGCGGCCACGCCGCTCCACCCAGCCCTCGGCGATCACCAGGCCGGGCCGCACGGGCGCGAAGAAACTGACCTTCAGTTCTAGGGACATCGGCGTCATGTCGCCGTCCTGGGCCATGGTGGCGTGCGCCATGGCCGCGTCGATCCAGCCGCAGACGAAGCCGCCCTGCGCCACGCCGCCGGAATGGCACATGTGCGGCCCGACCAAATATTCGATCGCCGCCCGTCCGGGCTCCAGCGAGACCACTCTCTGCTGGCCGAGCGCGGCGTGGAGGTCGGCGGGGGCGGAAGTGGTCATGGGCGAGGCTCTCCGGCTGTGTGCGGCGATGCTAGCGGCCAAGCCGCCCGGCTGGCCACCCATCTCCGCCATGAGGTGAGACCCTAGGCCTTCTTCACGAACTCGGTCTTCAGGACCAGGTCGCGGATCTTCTCGACCCGGGCCTCGATCTCGCCCTCGTCGCCGGTCAGGCGGATGTTCCTGACCAGGGTCCCGCGCTTCAGGGTCACCGAGGTCCCCTTCACCTTGAGGTCCTTGATCAGGGTGACGGAGTCGCCGTCGACCAGGATCGTTCCGTTGCTGTCCCTGACGTCCATGCCGAGCGCTCCATGTCGGCGCCTGCTTTAGGGGCTGGGGCGCCGGGCCACAAGCCGGCGGTGGCGCGGCCTGTCCCGCAAAAAAGCCGCGGCCTCGGAGGGGAGGCCGCGGCGGACATGTGGTGGAGGAACGACCGGGCGCGAGCGCCCGGCCGCGAGGCTGGTGCTAGGCGAGCGCGAGCGCTTGCTTACGCCGTTGGCTGCGGACCATGGAGCCGACCGCGCCGAAGCCGATGATCATCATCGCCCAGGTCGCCGGTTCCGGAACCGCCGCGCCGATATTGCTGAGCTCGAACGAGTTGCTGCTTGAGGCCAGGTCGAAGCCGACGATGTTGTCGGTCGAGTAGAAGGTGAACCGCCCGTTGGTGTCGGCCTGCTGACGATCCCCATCATTGGCGCCGGAGACCGCGCCAAGCTGGAAGCCGGTGATGACCTGGCTGCCGCCGCCCTTCAGATAGAAGGTGATCGAGTTATAGTCGTCGAGCGAGCCGATATACATGCTCACCCGCGAGACGTTCGGCGCCGTGAAGGTCGCGACCTGAGAGCCTTGCACGCTGAGGAACTGCGTCGGGTCGTCGTCGGCCGGATCGGACGGACCGAAGGCCGGCGCCGCGCCCAGGCCCGAGGTGCCGGTCAGCAAGGTCGCCGTACCGCCCATCCCCCAGCCGGGCGCCAGGGTGAACGGCAGGCCGAAGTCGGTGACCAAGTATTCGTCGCCGTTCACGGCCGCTTGGTAGCTCACATAGGAGTGGATCGTCACGGCGGCCTGCGCCGAGGCGCCGAAGGAGACAAAAGCTGTGGCGGCGAGGGCCGCCAATTTGAACTTACTCGTCATTTCAAAGCCCCTATCAGCCGTAGACACCCAACGCTCGGGCGCCTTCAGGTAGTATCGTTAGCCCCACGCCAATGGTTAGTAAACCGTTAAGAGTGGGGCACAACCATGTTTTCGCTGTGTAGAGCATCAATTGGTGGAACATTTTCGTGAGTCGTCGTCCCCGATTCTCCCGATACTAGAAATGTCCATCCGCCCGGGAGCGTGCCGGAGAGCTCCATCGCAGAGTTATCGTCGCGCGGATACGTAGGGGAGGGGGCTACCGGTGGTGTTTCGGCGCCGTGCGGCCACTATTCGCAGATGCGAAGGCGTCCGAATTCAACAGTCGCGGAATTCCGCCGCCGGCCGGCCGCTCAGGCGCCCGTGCGGCGCTTGCGGGCCGCCGGAGGCCGCCGCTGGGCTTTGGCCGCGGGCTTCGATCCGCCGCGGGCCCGGCGCTTGACCGGCTTGGCCGGCCAGACGAAGGCCAGGCCGTCGACCACCGCCACCGGGGCGGCGCCGACCCGGCCGATCAGCTCGTGCTCGTTCCAGATCTCCACCGAGCGGCACTCGGCCAGCAGCCGATCGGCCACCAGCCACGCCTCCCGGTCGGCCTCGCAGGGCAGGTCCAGCCCCTCGGTCCGCTCGTCGGCCTCGTTCAGCAGCCAGAAATGGTAGTGGTCCACGTCCGTCTCCCCGTCTGTCGGGGGACAGTATTCGCAAGAGGGTTTCCGGACCGTTGTTGTCGAGGGCGGGGCCGACCGGCCCTAGTCCAGCCCCAGCACCCGCGCGGCGTTGCTGC
This genomic stretch from Phenylobacterium sp. LH3H17 harbors:
- a CDS encoding LysR family transcriptional regulator translates to MSRSQLPLNALRAFEASARHLSFTRAGLELAVTQAAVSHQVKGLEARLGVALFRRLPRGLALTDEGQFLLPVLRDSFDRVGEAMDRFEAGRVRQVLTLGVVGTFAVGWLLPRLPKFHEAHPFVDLRISANNNRVDLAGEGLDCAIRFGDGAWHGTEAVRLMPAPLTPLCAPATAQRLEGPASLAAEILLRSYRAEDWPGWFAAAGLPCPPIRGPVFDSSFVMAEAAAQGLGVALAPASMFERDLASGRLVRPFIQESGSGHYWLSWLKSKEPTGAMRALQGWLAVSIPPTVGREGRDIPKRVSTIREAAQAQPIDRRIPGD
- a CDS encoding PaaI family thioesterase, with amino-acid sequence MTTSAPADLHAALGQQRVVSLEPGRAAIEYLVGPHMCHSGGVAQGGFVCGWIDAAMAHATMAQDGDMTPMSLELKVSFFAPVRPGLVIAEGWVERRGRSTAFLEGRLLNAAGEVLAKGSSTARLMPRAQVEASARRAVE
- the bla gene encoding class A beta-lactamase, translated to MRRRDFTFALAGAAAAWPALAHAQARITKEFEALEAHSTGRLGVAVLDTQTGARLAWRGDQRFPMCSTFKALAAAQVLARVDQGKDHLGRRIVFSAADLVEYSPVTTGQVGAPGMTLAALCEAAVTVSDNAAANLMLKGLGGPRGFTAWCRSIGDPVTRLDRWETAMSESAPGDPRDTTTPSAMVETLRKLTLGDVLTPASRARLTGWLVANQTGDARLRAGLPKTWKVGDKTGSGGHGTTNDIAILWPPNRRPILVAAYLTGSKGGADARNAVLAEVGRIVTRMV
- a CDS encoding alkylphosphonate utilization protein, with translation MDVRDSNGTILVDGDSVTLIKDLKVKGTSVTLKRGTLVRNIRLTGDEGEIEARVEKIRDLVLKTEFVKKA